A single genomic interval of Saccharothrix saharensis harbors:
- a CDS encoding sensor histidine kinase, with translation MTWRPGLRAAVVLTVAGVSLVTTVVMALTTYQLQAGSARERFTASAQAAFDSDAQQAHQFLVRSAAHESKVDGVADYMGARLGLTWAVVNFTPTSGPVSRAEGDRYAPVAGTYTGQLPRSEVDRARHHRGSVRHTADTPDGPRLVIVGEVEPGLLLAEFYDVRALDRELTTLRDRLAVVAAVIALLGGGVGVLAARGVQRRVRTAADAARRFGAGELDTRLPVRGRDELADLAGSFNAMAQRLGESIEELRRKDEQQRRFVADVAHDLRTPLASMVAAADGLRAADAEDRARSADLLGAQARRLGALVDDLLEVSRFDAGAAELRPDGVDLGPLVEDAVRLSAPDADVTVRHTGDAWLFADPRRLHTIVRNLVTNAVRHGEPPVTVTVDGTAADVVRVVVADSGPGLPADLAPVVFDRFVRGDRARTRTEGSGLGLAIARENALLHGGRLDVHDDGGAVFTLTVPRGDPP, from the coding sequence GTGACCTGGCGGCCGGGGTTGCGGGCCGCCGTCGTGCTGACCGTCGCGGGCGTCAGCCTGGTCACGACCGTGGTCATGGCGTTGACGACCTACCAGCTCCAGGCCGGTTCCGCCCGGGAGCGCTTCACCGCGTCGGCGCAGGCGGCGTTCGACTCCGACGCCCAGCAGGCGCACCAGTTCCTCGTCCGCAGCGCCGCGCACGAGTCCAAGGTGGACGGTGTGGCCGACTACATGGGCGCACGGCTCGGCCTGACCTGGGCCGTGGTCAACTTCACGCCCACGTCCGGGCCCGTCTCCCGGGCCGAGGGCGACCGGTACGCGCCGGTGGCCGGGACGTACACCGGGCAGTTGCCCCGGTCCGAAGTGGACCGGGCCCGGCACCACCGCGGCTCGGTGCGCCACACCGCCGACACCCCGGACGGGCCGCGGCTCGTGATCGTCGGCGAGGTCGAGCCGGGGCTGCTGCTCGCCGAGTTCTACGACGTGCGCGCCCTGGACCGCGAGTTGACGACCCTGCGCGACCGGCTCGCCGTCGTGGCGGCGGTCATCGCGCTGCTGGGCGGCGGGGTGGGTGTGCTGGCGGCACGCGGCGTGCAGCGCCGGGTGCGGACCGCGGCCGACGCGGCACGCCGGTTCGGCGCGGGCGAGCTGGACACCAGGCTGCCGGTGCGGGGGCGCGACGAGCTGGCCGACCTCGCCGGGTCCTTCAACGCGATGGCGCAACGGCTCGGTGAGTCCATCGAGGAGCTGCGGCGCAAGGACGAGCAGCAACGGCGGTTCGTCGCGGACGTGGCCCACGACCTGCGCACGCCGTTGGCGTCGATGGTGGCGGCCGCCGACGGGCTGCGCGCCGCCGACGCCGAGGACCGCGCCCGCTCGGCGGACCTGCTCGGCGCCCAGGCCCGCCGGCTGGGCGCGCTGGTGGACGACCTGCTGGAGGTGTCGCGGTTCGACGCGGGCGCCGCCGAGCTCCGGCCTGACGGCGTGGACCTGGGCCCGCTGGTCGAGGACGCCGTCCGGTTGAGCGCGCCGGACGCCGACGTCACCGTCCGGCACACCGGGGACGCCTGGCTGTTCGCCGACCCCCGCCGCCTGCACACGATCGTGCGCAACCTGGTGACCAACGCGGTCCGGCACGGCGAACCACCCGTCACCGTGACGGTGGACGGCACGGCGGCCGACGTGGTGCGCGTCGTCGTCGCCGACTCCGGTCCCGGCCTGCCCGCCGACCTCGCCCCGGTCGTCTTCGACCGCTTCGTGCGCGGCGACCGCGCCCGCACCCGGACCGAGGGCAGCGGGCTCGGGCTGGCCATCGCCCGCGAGAACGCCCTGCTGCACGGCGGCCGGCTGGACGTGCACGACGACGGCGGCGCGGTGTTCACCCTGACCGTGCCGCGAGGCGACCCGCCCTGA
- a CDS encoding response regulator transcription factor, which translates to MSRLLLVEDDATLAEALSRALRGLGHEVAVAGTGERALEALGDRRTSTDLVLLDVMLPGVDGFEVCRRIRATDTVPVILLTARGDAVDVVVGLECGADDYVVKPVEPRVLDARVKAILRRAAPAQPPKQHVHTVGDLELDTVAMVVTRGGVELNLTSTEIRLLIEFVEHAGQVLSRQTLLKRVWDYGFAGDSRLVDAAVARLRAKIEPEPANPVLLRTVRGFGYRLVKP; encoded by the coding sequence GTGTCGCGGTTGCTGCTCGTGGAGGACGACGCGACGCTGGCCGAGGCGCTGTCGCGCGCGTTGCGCGGGCTCGGGCACGAAGTCGCGGTGGCGGGCACCGGGGAACGGGCGCTGGAGGCGTTGGGCGACCGGCGGACGTCGACGGACCTGGTGCTGCTCGACGTGATGCTGCCCGGGGTCGACGGGTTCGAGGTGTGCCGCCGCATCCGCGCGACCGACACGGTCCCGGTGATCCTGCTGACCGCGCGCGGTGACGCGGTGGACGTCGTGGTCGGCCTGGAGTGCGGCGCGGACGACTACGTGGTGAAGCCGGTGGAGCCGCGGGTGCTCGACGCGCGGGTCAAGGCGATCCTGCGCCGCGCCGCGCCCGCGCAGCCGCCGAAGCAGCACGTGCACACCGTCGGCGACCTCGAACTGGACACCGTCGCCATGGTGGTGACCCGGGGCGGGGTCGAGCTGAACCTCACCTCCACCGAGATCCGCCTGCTGATCGAGTTCGTGGAGCACGCGGGCCAGGTGCTGAGCCGGCAGACGTTGTTGAAGCGGGTGTGGGACTACGGCTTCGCGGGCGACTCGCGGCTGGTGGACGCCGCCGTGGCCCGGTTGCGGGCGAAGATCGAGCCGGAACCGGCGAACCCGGTGCTGCTGCGGACCGTCCGGGGGTTCGGCTACCGCCTGGTCAAGCCGTGA
- a CDS encoding cytochrome P450, which yields MARIPMARGRLPVVGHAWPMMRDPLGFLGSLSGQGPLVRIAFGPVKAVVVCDVELVQQVFRDDRTFDKGGPFADRVREVVGNNLSTCPHHEHRRQRRLLQPAFHVGRFDAYGRTMAAQIADRVDSWRAGQVLDVLAEMTMLTTNVLTATMFSDTLSAAELKRSQEDAEVLTTDVLQRMMMPRAVTRLPLPVNRRFERAHTRIRGTVEAIVTARRAEGGDRGDLLSALLAGYDEESAGADRTLSDEEVVNQMLTFHLAGSETTAVTLTWALHLLARHPELERRLHAEVDDVLAGRTAGPDDVAALEFTGRVVTETLRLRSPVYVLTRQVTTDTELGGHRLPAGTVVAYSPYPIHHNPDLYPDPHRFDPDRWDPSRKPARHAFVPFSNGARKCIGDKFSLMEATLALASIVARWRLAHLPGEEDVRPAAAAVIRPKRLRMRVSHRYVG from the coding sequence ATGGCACGCATACCCATGGCACGAGGTCGGCTGCCGGTCGTCGGGCACGCCTGGCCGATGATGCGCGACCCGCTCGGCTTCCTCGGCTCCCTGTCCGGCCAGGGTCCGCTGGTGCGCATCGCGTTCGGACCGGTCAAGGCGGTCGTCGTGTGCGACGTCGAGCTGGTGCAGCAGGTGTTCCGCGACGACCGCACGTTCGACAAGGGCGGGCCGTTCGCCGACCGGGTGCGGGAGGTGGTGGGCAACAACCTGTCCACCTGCCCGCACCACGAGCACCGCAGGCAGCGGCGGCTGCTCCAGCCCGCGTTCCACGTCGGCAGGTTCGACGCCTACGGGCGCACGATGGCCGCGCAGATCGCCGACCGGGTCGACTCGTGGCGCGCCGGGCAGGTGCTCGACGTGCTGGCCGAGATGACCATGCTCACGACGAACGTGCTCACCGCGACCATGTTCTCCGACACGCTGTCGGCCGCGGAGCTCAAGCGGTCGCAGGAAGACGCCGAGGTGCTCACCACGGACGTGCTGCAGCGCATGATGATGCCCCGCGCCGTGACCAGGCTGCCGCTGCCGGTGAACCGGAGGTTCGAGCGCGCCCACACCAGGATCAGGGGGACGGTCGAGGCCATTGTCACGGCGCGGCGGGCGGAGGGCGGCGACCGGGGCGACCTGCTGTCCGCGCTGCTCGCCGGGTACGACGAGGAGTCCGCCGGCGCCGACCGCACGCTGTCCGACGAGGAGGTGGTGAACCAGATGCTCACCTTCCACCTGGCCGGCAGCGAGACGACCGCCGTCACGCTCACCTGGGCGCTGCACCTGCTCGCCCGCCACCCGGAGCTCGAACGCCGCCTGCACGCCGAGGTGGACGACGTGCTGGCCGGCCGCACGGCCGGGCCCGACGACGTGGCCGCGCTGGAGTTCACCGGGCGGGTCGTCACCGAGACGCTGCGCCTGCGCTCTCCGGTCTACGTCCTCACCCGCCAGGTCACCACCGACACCGAGCTCGGCGGGCACCGGCTGCCGGCGGGCACGGTCGTGGCCTACAGCCCGTACCCCATCCACCACAACCCGGACCTCTACCCGGACCCGCACCGCTTCGACCCCGATCGCTGGGATCCGTCCCGCAAACCCGCTCGGCACGCGTTCGTGCCGTTCTCCAACGGCGCGCGCAAGTGCATCGGCGACAAGTTCAGCCTGATGGAGGCGACGCTGGCGCTCGCGTCGATCGTCGCGCGGTGGCGGCTGGCGCACCTGCCCGGGGAGGAGGACGTCCGCCCGGCCGCGGCTGCCGTGATCCGGCCGAAGCGGCTGCGGATGCGCGTTTCCCACCGCTACGTCGGCTGA
- a CDS encoding TetR/AcrR family transcriptional regulator — protein MAAGTTPNSTRRSERSRVAILTATRELITEVGYAKLTIEAIAARAGVGKQTIYRWWPSKGAVVFDSLLALSESPDGGIELPDTGDVEADLKAVLRATAAEFSDPAFAAPIRALNTEIINDPELAAVYREKMEQPIREAKLRRLRSARDAGQLAADADLDLLLDLLYAPLTQRWLLRSGPLDDGFADALVEAALRAFRP, from the coding sequence ATGGCCGCCGGCACCACGCCGAACAGCACCCGCCGCAGCGAGCGGTCCCGGGTCGCGATCCTGACCGCCACGCGCGAGCTCATCACCGAGGTCGGGTACGCGAAGCTGACGATCGAGGCCATCGCCGCGCGCGCGGGCGTCGGCAAGCAGACGATCTACCGCTGGTGGCCGTCCAAGGGCGCGGTCGTGTTCGACTCGCTGCTGGCGTTGAGCGAGTCACCCGACGGCGGCATCGAGCTGCCCGACACCGGCGACGTCGAAGCCGACCTCAAAGCGGTCCTGCGGGCGACCGCGGCCGAGTTCTCCGACCCCGCGTTCGCGGCGCCGATCCGCGCGCTGAACACCGAGATCATCAACGACCCCGAGCTGGCCGCGGTCTACCGGGAGAAGATGGAGCAGCCGATCCGCGAGGCGAAGCTGCGCCGGTTGCGCAGCGCGCGGGACGCGGGCCAGCTCGCCGCCGACGCCGACCTCGACCTGCTCCTCGACCTGCTGTACGCGCCGTTGACGCAGCGGTGGCTGCTCCGGTCCGGTCCGCTGGACGACGGGTTCGCCGACGCGCTGGTCGAGGCGGCCCTGCGGGCGTTCCGCCCCTGA
- a CDS encoding ABC-F family ATP-binding cassette domain-containing protein: MASRLSPALVRAAHVRLSDVHLSFGGRPVLAGVDLVAAAGDRVAVVGENGRGKTSLLRVLAGDLPADRGDVRRAGSIGVADQRIPLGAADTVGDLIDLELTAVRTALARLERAGDALADGRPGADDAYAAALAEAEALDAWDADRRVEVSLAALDAAADRDRPLGTLSVGRRHRLRLACLLGAGHAVLLLDEPTNHLDAGGLAHLTERLRAHPGVVVLVSHDRALLADVATTVVDLDPSSDGRPRVYGGGYPAYVEGRRAERARWEARHAEQVAERQRLADDLSAAQDRLRDNWRPDKGHGKHTRATRAPGLVRAVHRRQEELSAHVVEVPPPPTRFAMPELPGLVGTTLLRAEGVTVAGRLTCPVDVALDSGDRLVVTGPNGAGKSTLLALLGEVLAPDTGTVRRAGSARVGWLGQESDHHGRRTAVELYDERLARSGAPGPALSELGLLDGHDRRRPVAELSVGTRRRLDLALVLAARPHVLLLDEPTNHLSAALVDELTAALDATPAAVVIATHDRQLLRDTASWPRLAL, from the coding sequence ATGGCGTCCCGGCTTTCGCCTGCGCTCGTGCGCGCGGCGCACGTCCGCCTGTCCGATGTCCACCTCTCCTTCGGCGGCCGACCCGTGCTCGCCGGCGTCGACCTGGTCGCCGCGGCCGGTGACCGCGTCGCCGTGGTCGGCGAGAACGGCCGCGGCAAGACCTCGCTGCTGCGCGTCCTCGCGGGCGACCTGCCCGCCGACCGCGGTGACGTGCGCCGCGCGGGGTCGATCGGCGTGGCCGACCAGCGGATCCCGCTCGGCGCGGCCGACACGGTCGGCGACCTGATCGACCTCGAACTGACCGCCGTGCGCACGGCCCTGGCCCGCCTGGAACGCGCCGGCGACGCGCTCGCCGACGGTCGTCCCGGCGCGGACGACGCCTACGCCGCCGCCCTGGCCGAGGCCGAGGCGCTCGACGCGTGGGACGCCGACCGGCGGGTGGAGGTGTCACTGGCCGCGCTGGACGCCGCGGCCGACCGCGACCGACCGCTCGGCACCCTCTCGGTGGGCCGGCGCCACCGGCTGCGGCTGGCGTGCCTGCTCGGGGCCGGGCACGCCGTGCTGCTGCTGGACGAGCCGACCAACCACCTCGACGCGGGCGGGCTGGCCCACCTCACCGAACGGCTGCGTGCCCACCCCGGCGTGGTCGTGCTGGTCAGCCACGACCGGGCGCTGCTCGCCGACGTGGCCACGACGGTGGTGGACCTCGACCCGTCCAGCGACGGCCGGCCGCGGGTGTACGGCGGTGGCTACCCCGCCTACGTCGAGGGGCGCCGGGCCGAACGGGCCCGGTGGGAGGCGCGGCACGCCGAGCAGGTCGCCGAACGGCAGCGGCTGGCCGACGACCTGTCCGCGGCGCAGGACCGGTTGCGCGACAACTGGCGGCCCGACAAGGGGCACGGCAAGCACACGCGTGCCACCCGCGCACCCGGTCTGGTGCGGGCCGTGCACCGACGGCAGGAGGAGCTGAGCGCGCACGTGGTGGAGGTCCCACCGCCGCCGACCCGGTTCGCCATGCCGGAGCTGCCCGGGCTCGTCGGCACGACGCTGCTGCGCGCCGAGGGGGTGACGGTGGCCGGGAGGCTCACGTGCCCGGTCGACGTGGCGCTGGACTCGGGTGACCGGCTGGTGGTCACCGGCCCGAACGGCGCCGGCAAGTCGACCCTGTTGGCGCTGCTGGGCGAAGTGCTGGCACCGGACACGGGCACGGTCCGGCGGGCGGGGTCGGCGCGGGTCGGGTGGTTGGGCCAGGAGTCGGATCACCACGGTCGGCGCACGGCGGTGGAGCTGTACGACGAACGGCTCGCGCGGTCGGGTGCGCCCGGGCCGGCGTTGAGCGAGCTGGGTCTGCTCGACGGCCACGACCGGCGTCGCCCGGTGGCGGAGCTGTCGGTCGGCACGCGCCGGCGGCTGGACCTGGCACTGGTCCTGGCCGCCCGGCCGCACGTGCTGCTGCTGGACGAGCCGACGAACCACCTCTCGGCCGCGCTGGTCGACGAGCTGACCGCCGCGCTCGACGCCACCCCGGCCGCCGTCGTGATCGCCACGCACGACCGGCAGCTGTTGCGCGACACCGCGTCCTGGCCGCGCCTGGCGCTGTGA
- a CDS encoding SDR family NAD(P)-dependent oxidoreductase, producing the protein MTRTEPRTWFITGASRGLGRAFTEAALAAGDRVVGVARDVTPLADLVAAAEGRLAAFPLDVADREAVVAGVRRAHSEFGRLDVVVNNAGGVVLGMVEEITEDQARAHLDTNFFGALWVNQAAVPLLRDQGSGHIVQVSSMGSAGGFAATGLYSAGKAALDAMAEALTMEVERFGVKVTILQPGGYRTDLFTRGLTMTDENPAYAPLRTWLNGLWAESEDGDPHLAAAVLMQVVDLPEPPKRLVLGGAAYDVVTRMAQARTDELAEWEQLSRQAG; encoded by the coding sequence GTGACCCGCACCGAACCCCGCACCTGGTTCATCACCGGCGCCTCGCGCGGCCTGGGCCGGGCGTTCACCGAGGCCGCGCTCGCGGCGGGCGACCGGGTCGTCGGCGTCGCCCGCGACGTCACGCCGCTGGCAGACCTGGTGGCCGCCGCGGAGGGAAGGCTCGCCGCCTTCCCGCTCGACGTCGCCGACCGGGAGGCGGTCGTCGCCGGGGTGCGGCGCGCCCACTCCGAGTTCGGCCGGCTCGACGTCGTGGTCAACAACGCGGGCGGCGTGGTGCTGGGCATGGTGGAGGAGATCACCGAGGACCAGGCCCGCGCCCACCTCGACACCAACTTCTTCGGCGCGCTCTGGGTGAACCAGGCCGCGGTCCCGCTCCTGCGCGACCAGGGCTCGGGCCACATCGTCCAGGTCTCGTCGATGGGGTCGGCCGGGGGTTTCGCGGCGACCGGCCTCTACAGCGCCGGCAAGGCCGCGCTCGACGCCATGGCCGAGGCGCTGACCATGGAGGTGGAGCGCTTCGGCGTCAAGGTGACCATCCTGCAACCGGGCGGCTACCGGACCGACCTGTTCACCCGCGGCCTGACGATGACCGACGAGAACCCGGCCTACGCACCGCTGCGCACCTGGCTGAACGGCCTGTGGGCCGAGTCGGAGGACGGCGACCCCCACCTGGCCGCCGCCGTCCTGATGCAGGTGGTCGACCTGCCGGAACCGCCGAAGCGGCTGGTGCTGGGCGGCGCGGCCTACGACGTCGTCACGCGGATGGCACAGGCGCGGACCGACGAGCTCGCCGAGTGGGAGCAGCTCAGCCGCCAGGCCGGGTGA